The nucleotide window AGGACGTGGGCCCGGGCGGCGTGCAGGGCGGGTTCGAGGTCCATGGTCCCATTCTGCCGCGCGCGCCCTTGACGCTCCGTAGCGGTGAAACTACTTTTCAGTTGTGACGCGGAACGCGAAGGTAACTTCCGGGGCTTCCGGGACCGACGGCCGCCCGCTGGCGGCCAAGGTCCGTAACCTCGCCCCCACCATGACCCGTTCCATGCAGCGGGTCGCCGAGGCGGTGGCGCGGGATCCGGCGGGGTGCGCGCAGCTGACGGTGACCGCGCTGGCGCAGCGCACCGGCACCAGCGAGGCGACCGTGGTGCGCACCGCGCGGATCCTCGGCTACCCCGGCTACCGGGATCTGCGGCTCGCCCTGGCCGCGTTCGCCGCACGGCAGGCGGCCGGGGCGCCGCCCGCGGTGACGGCGGACATCGCGGTGGACGACCCGCTGGCCGACGTGGTCGCCAAGCTCGCCCGGGACGAGCAGGAGACGCTGGCCGACACCGCGGCCGGGCTCGACGTCGGCCAGCTGGAGGCGGCGGTCGCCGCGCTCGCCGCGGCCCGCCGGGTGGACGTCTACGGGATAGGCGCCTCCGCCCTGGTCGGCCAGGACCTGGCGCAGAAGCTGCTGCGGATCGGGGTGATCGCGCACGCCCACAACGATCCGCATCTGGCGGTCACCAACGCCGTGCAACTGCGCCAGGGCGACGTCGCCCTGGCGATCACCCACTCCGGGAACACCGTCGACGTCATAGAACCGCTGCGCGTCGCCTTCGACCACGGCGCCACCACGGTGGCGATCACCGGCCGTCCGGACGGCGCCGTGGCGCGGTACGCCGACCACGTGCTGACCACGTCCAGATCCCGGGAGAGCGAGCTGCGGCCGGCCGCGATGGCCAGCCGGACGAGTCAACTGCTCGTGGTGGACTGCCTGTTCATCGGGATCGCGCAGCGTACCTACGAGCGGGCCGCGCCCGCGCTCTCCGCGTCGTACGAGGCGCTCGCGCACCGGCACACCGCGCGCGGCGCCCGCCCCTGACCCCGCCACCACCACCGCCGAGGAAGCCTGGCCGCATGCCCACCGACACCCGTTACCAGCAGCTGCGCCGCCAGCTGGAGAGCCTCACCACGGAGGCGTTCCGGCCCGAGCTGGCCGAGATCGACCGGCTGCCCACCGTCGAGCTCGCGCGGTTGATGAACGCCGAGGACGCCACCGTTCCGGCGGCGGTCGCCGGTCAACTGCCGCGGATCGCCGAGGCGATCGACGGCATCGCGGAGCGGATGGCGGCCGGCGGGCGGCTGGTGTACGCGGGGGCGGGCACCGCCGGACGGCTCGGGGTGCTGGACGCCAGCGAGTGCCCGCCGACGTTCAACACCTGCCCCGGGCAGGTCGTCGGGGTGATCGCGGGCGGCCCGGGGGCCATGACGGAGGCGGTCGAGGGCGCCGAGGACAGCGCGCGGCTGGCCGCCGAGGACCTGGACGCGATCGGGGTCGGGGAGGCCGACTGCGTGGTCGGCGTCTCGGCCTCCGGCCGCACCCCGTACGCGGTCGGCGCGGTCGAACACGCCGGGCGGCGCGGCGCGTTGACGGTCGCGGTGGTCTGCAACACCGGCTCCCCGCTGGCCGCCGCCGCACGGCACGCCATCGAGGTGGTGACCGGCCCCGAGCTGCTGACCGGCTCCACCCGGCTGAAGGCGGGCACCGCGCAGAAACTGGTGCTCAACATGGTCTCGACCATCACCATGATCCGGCTGGGCAAGACCTACGGGAACCTGATGGTGGACGTGCGCGCCTCCAACGACAAGCTGCGCGCCCGCTCCCGGCGGATCGTCGCGCTGGCCACCGGCGCGCCGGACGAGGAGATCGAGGCGGCGCTGACGGCCACCGGCGGCGAGGTGAAGGACGCCATCCTGGTCCTCCTCGGCGGCGTCCAGGCGCAGGAGGCCCGGCACCTGCTGGCCGCCTCCGGCGGACGGCTGCGGGACGCGCTCCTGGCCGCCCCGGCCGAGGACACCCCCGGCCGGCACCCCGGGGCGTGAGAACGCCCGAGGGCGGCACCCCCTGCGGGGTGCCGCCCTCGGTACCGGTCCGGGCAGAACCGGAAGGGCTTCGATCCGGGACGGATCAGAAGTCCATGCCACCGCCCATGCCGGCGGCAGCGGCGTCCGCACCGGCGGCGGCCTTCTCCGGCTTGTCGGCCACGACGGCCTCGGTGGTCAGGAACAGGCCCGCGATGGACGCGGCGTTCTGCAGCGCCGAGCGGGTCACCTTGGCCGGGTCGATGATGCCCTCGCCGACCAG belongs to Streptantibioticus cattleyicolor NRRL 8057 = DSM 46488 and includes:
- a CDS encoding MurR/RpiR family transcriptional regulator; this encodes MTRNAKVTSGASGTDGRPLAAKVRNLAPTMTRSMQRVAEAVARDPAGCAQLTVTALAQRTGTSEATVVRTARILGYPGYRDLRLALAAFAARQAAGAPPAVTADIAVDDPLADVVAKLARDEQETLADTAAGLDVGQLEAAVAALAAARRVDVYGIGASALVGQDLAQKLLRIGVIAHAHNDPHLAVTNAVQLRQGDVALAITHSGNTVDVIEPLRVAFDHGATTVAITGRPDGAVARYADHVLTTSRSRESELRPAAMASRTSQLLVVDCLFIGIAQRTYERAAPALSASYEALAHRHTARGARP
- the murQ gene encoding N-acetylmuramic acid 6-phosphate etherase — encoded protein: MPTDTRYQQLRRQLESLTTEAFRPELAEIDRLPTVELARLMNAEDATVPAAVAGQLPRIAEAIDGIAERMAAGGRLVYAGAGTAGRLGVLDASECPPTFNTCPGQVVGVIAGGPGAMTEAVEGAEDSARLAAEDLDAIGVGEADCVVGVSASGRTPYAVGAVEHAGRRGALTVAVVCNTGSPLAAAARHAIEVVTGPELLTGSTRLKAGTAQKLVLNMVSTITMIRLGKTYGNLMVDVRASNDKLRARSRRIVALATGAPDEEIEAALTATGGEVKDAILVLLGGVQAQEARHLLAASGGRLRDALLAAPAEDTPGRHPGA